The following coding sequences are from one Triticum aestivum cultivar Chinese Spring chromosome 5A, IWGSC CS RefSeq v2.1, whole genome shotgun sequence window:
- the LOC123107829 gene encoding B3 domain-containing protein Os11g0197600-like produces MVRHKKQYNTMGVVDNMQNVKVKEEEDENINMKGKRKQNKAEGGKKAEEKQNSSKRKMDKNKEEKEKRMRVVDKNDDEKEREDRSKRKENEKKVKSHIERKEDNDNKKEEQGQREIEKEKVEEEKEINKQKGRKEEEDSKEKDKDQNDKTNCPHFFRTLISYSFMEHMTIPVGFHKYLEDCTGMVSLRGPSGNKWHVELAKISGELLFARGWKEFLSDNRIGYGYLLVFRYDGQSQFSVTIFLPSSCEDPYAYLAQPQCKDIDWHQCTNVDGVAPQEEDTHSGTSADGAPQNEASEEEDASEDEDAEEVEDALSETPGNEEDSECRMCNDDALEPVQQQQEDLRKTDDGFLIGKRARFRKVDDIMAEVDRSKKSKPAERKNSEGPSSDPTSGGGASSDSLAESEHRPPKKSKAGEIRSPFGDSPSKAETSSDNFAELDSHPSKESKAEGKSSAPPLIVYTGSSSSASKSVPLKKASKETISNDNLAVHTGVFAPESVCTDLTMWHNSFGKRLSKQNQFPMFNKSNGENQPGRVLINVMRRLGLMSQRRPVTQREKEYAMERAHRFKSERPFAIKAMKHNDVYASYFMIIPDKFVKTFLPKESRKMTLWDPQAKPWKVWYEYTGGERPRAAFSAGWGALAMENNLEKWDVCVFELLDQEYNIKLHVHKVVLMITPCILAPKPRIDE; encoded by the exons CTGAAGGTGGTAAGAAAGCAGAGGAGAAGCAAAATTCCTCGAAGCGGAAGATGGATAAGAACAAGGAGGAGAAAGAGAAGAGAATGAGAGTTGTTGATAAAAATGATGATGAGAAGGAGAGGGAGGATCGAAGCAAAAGAAAGGAAAATGAGAAGAAGGTGAAGTCACATATAGAAAGAAAGGAGGATAATGATAATAAGAAAGAAGAACAAGGGCAGCGAGAAATTGAGAAAGAGAAAGTAGAGGAAGAAAAGGAGATAAATAAgcagaagggaaggaaggaggaagaggatTCGAAGGAAAAGGATAAGGACCAGAATGACAAAACAAATTGCCCTCACTTCTTCAGGACACTCATATCCTATTCATTTATGGAACACATG ACCATTCCAGTAGGATTTCACAAATACTTGGAAGATTGTACAGGGATGGTTTCCCTGAGAGGTCCAAGCGGGAATAAATGGCATGTAGAGCTGGCTAAAATCTCCGGGGAGCTACTCTTTGCGCGTGGATGGAAGGAGTTCCTCTCTGACAATCGCATCGGTTATGGTTACCTGCTGGTATTCCGTTACGATGGGCAGTCACAGTTCTCAGTGACTATTTTCTTGCCATCGTCCTGTGAGGATCCCTATGCGTATCTCGCCCAGCCGCAGTGCAAGGACATCGACTGGCACCAGTGCACCAATGTAGATGGTGTTGCCCCTCAAGAAGAAGACACTCACAGTGGCACCAGTGCAGATGGTGCACCACAAAATGAAGCTTCAGAAGAAGAAGATGCTTCAGAAGATGAAGATGCGGAGGAAGTTGAAGACGCATTATCAGAAACTCCGGGGAATGAGGAAGACAGTGAATGTCGCATGTGCAATGATGATGCATTGGAACCAGTGCAACAACAACAGGAGGATCTACGCAAGACCGACGATGGTTTTTTGATCGGGAAGAGGGCTAGGTTTAGGAAGGTTGATGATATCATGGCAGAAGTGGACCGATCCAAGAAGTCCAAGCCTGCGGAGAGGAAGAACTCGGAAGGTCCATCTAGTGATCCAACTTCTGGGGGAGGAGCATCAAGCGATAGTTTGGCAG AATCGGAGCATCGTCCACCCAAGAAGTCCAAGGCTGGGGAGATAAGGTCTCCATTTGGTGATTCACCTTCTAAGGCGGAAACATCAAGTGACAATTTTGCAG AGTTGGACAGTCATCCATCCAAGGAGTCCAAGGCCGAGGGGAAAAGCTCTGCTCCTCCTTTAATTGTTTATACTGGGTCTTCTTCTTCAGCATCTAAAAGCGTTCCCCTCAAAAAAGCTTCGAAAGAAACAATATCAAATGACAATTTGGCAG TTCATACAGGTGTATTCGCACCAGAATCAGTGTGCACGGACTTAACCATGTGGCACAATTCTTTTGGTAAAAGGCTTAGTAAGCAGAATCAATTCCCAATGTTCAACAAGAGTAATGGTGAAAACCAACCTGGCAGAG TTCTCATCAATGTTATGAGAAGGCTGGGATTAATGTCGCAGAGGCGTCCAGTAACTCAAAGGGAGAAGGAATATGCCATGGAGAGGGCGCATAGGTTCAAATCCGAGAGGCCTTTTGCCATCAAGGCAATGAAGCACAACGATGTCTATGCCTCGTACTTCATG ATCATCCCGGACAAGTTCGTGAAAACATTCCTCCCCAAAGAGAGCAGGAAGATGACGCTATGGGACCCACAGGCGAAGCCGTGGAAGGTGTGGTACGAGTACACCGGCGGTGAGCGTCCCCGCGCGGCGTTCAGCGCTGGGTGGGGGGCCCTCGCCATGGAGAACAACCTGGAGAAATGGGACGTGTGCGTGTTTGAGCTCCTGGACCAGGAATACAACATCAAGCTGCACGTTCACAAGGTCGTGCTGATGATCACCCCCTGCATCCTCGCCCCAAAACCTCGCATAGACGAGTGA
- the LOC123101596 gene encoding protein NAR1-like, translating into MLEKQSLDDFVTRINSGKTVIVSMSPQSRASLAAFFGLSQSQVFKKLTALFKSMGVKAVYDTSSSRDLALIEACNEFISRYKLSQLSSDKEVGTSLPVLSSACPGWICYAEKTLGSYILPYISSVKSPQQVIGAAIKHHMVEKLGLKPYDVYHVTVMPCYDKKLEAVRGDFVFSVEEKEVTEVDSVLTTGEVLDLIQSKSVDFKTMEESPLDRLLTNVDDGGHLYGVSGGSGGYAETIFLYAARALFNREIEGPLDFKILRNSDFCEVTLEQSI; encoded by the exons ATGCTTGAGAAGCAAAGCTTGGATGACTTTGTTACTCGCATCAACTCTGGCAAAACCGTCATCGTATCTATGTCTCCCCAGTCAAGAGCATCATTAGCTGCATTCTTTGGTCTTTCTCAGTCACAG GTTTTCAAAAAACTAACTGCTCTGTTCAAGTCGATGGGCGTGAAGGCAGTGTATGACACAAGTAGTAGTCGAGATCTGGCCCTAATTGAAGCATGCAATGAATTTATTTCACGCTATAAGCTGAGTCAATTGTCTAGCGACAAAGAAGTTGGAACAAGTCTTCCTGTGCTTTCATCTGCATGTCCAG GTTGGATATGCTATGCTGAAAAGACTCTTGGTTCATATATCTTGCCCTACATCTCATCTGTAAAGAGTCCCCAACAAGTGATTGGTGCAGCTATCAAGCATCACATGGTTGAAAAACTTGGTCTCAA GCCGTATGATGTGTATCATGTTACTGTGATGCCCTGTTATGATAAAAAACTTGAAGCTGTCCGGGGCGACTTTGTTTTCTCAGTGGAAGAAAAGGAAGTTACAGAGGTGGACTCGGTATTGACAACTGGTGAAGTGTTGGACTTGATACAG TCCAAATCTGTTGATTTCAAGACAATGGAGGAATCTCCTTTGGACAGATT ATTAACAAATGTTGATGATGGTGGTCATCTATATGGGGTTTCTGGTGGCTCGGGTGGTTATGCGGAAACCATCTTTCTTTATGCAGCACGTGCACTCTTTAATAGGGAAATAGAAGGCCCACTTGATTTCAAAATCTTGCGAAATTCAGATTTCTGTGAAGTTACACTGGAG caaagtatttag